ataaataaaacattaaaaaagatatgggaatacccacaccataaataaaataaataattgagcgtgagagccaaatgaatcgaaagattcatgtttggttcgggaagagatcatggaagttttgaaattaatgataagataatctactttcattaaatgatttattagataatcgaaaacagaggattttgaatactattcgaaattcggaagaattacgtaaaggggccattgagcagctcgaaagagcccgggctcgcttacgtaaagtggaaatggaagcagatgagtatcgaatgaatggatactctgaaatagaacgagaaaaacaaaatttgattaatgccactagtaatagtttggaacaattagaaaattacaaaaatgaaacccttcagtttgaacaacaaagagcgattaatcaggtccgacaacgagttttccaacaagccttacaaggagctctaggaactctgaatagttgcttgaatagcgagttacatttccgtacgatccgtgctaatattggcattctcggggccatgcaagaaataactgattagcccttctttttttagttatagtttaggcattatttttatcttttccttcctaaaaagaataaagaaacactaatggtaacccttcgagccgacgaaattagtaatattattcgtgagcgtattgaacaatatagtagagaaataaagattgtgaataccggtaccgtacttcaagtaggcgacggaattgctcgtgttcatggtcttgatgaagtaatggcaggtgaattagtagagtttcaagagggtacaataggcattgctctgaatttggaatcaaataatgttggcgttgtattaatgggtgatggtttgatgatacaagagggaagttccgtaaaagcaacaggacgaattgctcagatacctgtgagtgagggttatttgggtcgtgttataaatgctctggctaaacctattgatgggagaggtgaaatttcagcttctgaatctcggttaattgaatctcctgccccaggtattatttctagacgttctgtatatgagcctcttcaaacggggcttattgccattgattcgatgatccctataggacgcggtcagcgagaattaattattggggacagacagaccggcaaaacagccgtagccacagatacgattctcaatcaaaaaggtcaaaatgtaatatgtgtttatgtagctattggtcaaaaagcatcttctgtggctcaggtagtgactactttccgggaaaagggggcgatggaatatactattgtggtagccgaaacggcggattcacctgctacattacaatacctcgctccttatacgggagcggctctggctgagttttttatgtatcgtggacaacatactttaataatttatgatgatctctccaaacaggcacaagcttatcgccaaatgtctcttctattaagaagacctcccggtcgtgaagcttatccaggagatgttttttatttgcattcacgacttttggaaagagccgctaaatcaaattctagtttaggtgaaggaagtatgaccgctttaccgatagttgagactcaatctggagacgtttcagcttatattcctactaatgtaatttccattacagatggacaaatattcttatctgccgatctattcaatgctggaatccgacctgctattaatgtgggtatttccgtttccagagtaggatccgcagctcaaattaaagccatgaaacaagtagccggcaaatcaaaattggaactagcgcaattcacagagttagaagcctttgcacaattcgcttctgatctcgataaagctactcagaatcaattggcaagaggtcaacgattacgcgagttgcttaaacaatcccaatcagaccctctcgcagtggaagaacagatagctactatttataccggagcgaatggatatcttgatccgctagaaattggacaggtaaagaaatttctcagtcagttacgtagctacttaaaaaacaataaacctaaatttcaagaaattatatcttctaccaagacattcaccgaggaagtagaatttcttttgaaggaagctattcaagaacagatcgaactgtttttacttcaggaacaaacataaatttcttacttttattctattcttggtatattctattcttagtacaagagtaatcattgagaaatagttctgattcgaatgattcaaaaagggtttcttagtatagccatttttaaaaagtatagccattttaaaaatagatggaaataaattgcgtccaataggatttgaacctataccaaaggtttagaagacctctgtcctatccattagacaatggacgcttttcattcctattttatttttttgtattcttactttcttttgttcggataaaaaatcaaattacacggaaaatattttagggaataaaaaagaatgcatatctaaattgatggtgcatgtatgtataatacataataagatgtataatacataacataataagatgtataatacataataagaaatatggagcgggtagcgggaatcgaacccgcatcGTTAGCTTGGAAGGCTAGGGGTTATAGTCGACGTT
This DNA window, taken from Musa acuminata AAA Group cultivar baxijiao unplaced genomic scaffold, Cavendish_Baxijiao_AAA HiC_scaffold_607, whole genome shotgun sequence, encodes the following:
- the LOC135662285 gene encoding ATP synthase subunit alpha, chloroplastic, with the translated sequence MVTLRADEISNIIRERIEQYSREIKIVNTGTVLQVGDGIARVHGLDEVMAGELVEFQEGTIGIALNLESNNVGVVLMGDGLMIQEGSSVKATGRIAQIPVSEGYLGRVINALAKPIDGRGEISASESRLIESPAPGIISRRSVYEPLQTGLIAIDSMIPIGRGQRELIIGDRQTGKTAVATDTILNQKGQNVICVYVAIGQKASSVAQVVTTFREKGAMEYTIVVAETADSPATLQYLAPYTGAALAEFFMYRGQHTLIIYDDLSKQAQAYRQMSLLLRRPPGREAYPGDVFYLHSRLLERAAKSNSSLGEGSMTALPIVETQSGDVSAYIPTNVISITDGQIFLSADLFNAGIRPAINVGISVSRVGSAAQIKAMKQVAGKSKLELAQFTELEAFAQFASDLDKATQNQLARGQRLRELLKQSQSDPLAVEEQIATIYTGANGYLDPLEIGQVKKFLSQLRSYLKNNKPKFQEIISSTKTFTEEVEFLLKEAIQEQIELFLLQEQT